CACGGTGCATGGGCACTTCTACTGCGACTCACCTGGGCGATCATTATTCCTGCGGAGGAGAGGATTAGAGGAGCCTGGGAGCTGAAACAGTGAAGAGCGGATAGCGAGCAGCAGCGACTGACGACATGTTGCCGGCAGCCGGGGCCTTCTTATACCCGCGGGTGCACGCGGCTCGCGGTGTGCGTCCATTGTCCCAATTCCGAGGTCACGCGTTTCGCGTCTCCGGATCGTCCGTCTCCGCCTTCGGCCGCCTCACAGGCGAATCGCCGGAACCCCTGCACCCTCTCGCCTGCGTCAGCAACGGCAGCGGTAGGGTGGCGGCGGAAAAGCAGCAAGTGAGGCGAAGTCATGAAGAACGCCGGCCACGGAGCGAGAGGAAACGCGCGAAAAAGCAATAAACACTAAACACCCGCGCAGGCAGCGAAGGCAGTAAGGGAAGATGATGTGGACGACGTGGTTGGCGACGCGAGCCCTTTCTTTTCTGCATTCTTGTTTTTCTCGCTGTCTCGGCGTAAAATAAATGCAAGTAAGGTGTCTCCCCTTCCCTTGCGTTTCACTTTCACCCCCGACAAAAGCCCGCCCTGTGTGTCCGCGCAGGGGGAAAGGGCGCTAACGTGCAGCAAGGAGGAGAGATGGGTGCGAGGTTTTGCATCAGCCTGCCACGACCTTTGTGTCGCGCGCAGGAACCGGGGCTCGCCCTGTCGTATACAGACGGAGCAGCAAGCTTTTTCATGCTGCTGATTGCCGCTGAATGTTGGGCCATTGTGTCGCCGGACGACCGGCGCGTATAGTCAAGGTAGCGCGCAAGGACGCGCCAAGAAGACGGAGAACTTCGATGATGGTGGCACGGGGTGGCCCGCTAACGCGCGCCCGCGTCGTCTGGCCCGCTCCGTAACCCAAAGTTGAATATGGATCCAGGCGCCCCGTCATCTTGCGGTTGAGTGGCACAAGCCCTGCTCTCCTCGAATGTGTGTCAGCGTAACACGTTCGGCTTTCGCGGAGGACGGGATGTTTGGCGGCGGGACGTTTTTGGGAGGCGGCGGCAGCCAAGGTTATTTCCGCGCTGACTTGTCTGACGTGCGACGGAGAGATGCGGGGACTTGGGGGCCCCCGTGAGTCGACACTTGAGTGATTAAAGAGGGCGTGAAGCGGGGGCCTTCGCTTAAAGGAGAACGGAGCAGAGTAGAAGGGACACCCACCGCCCTCCACTTTGAGCTGCAGTGATTGAGTTCGCCTAAatgctccgcgaaaagcatgttcgcCGTGAGATGCGGGCTGGATAAACAGGAGGAACTGGCTTTATGTGCAGTGCGTCCGCTGCTCGCGGGAGATCGGAAATGAATTAACGTGAATGTGTTCAAGCACGCCGACGCGCTAAGCGAAAAGAGCCATGCTGGTGGCTAATTATAGTGCGCCAGCGAGTGCCAGCAGTATACAGCTATATAAAGCCATGAATGGCTTGCACCCATACAAGAAGGCGTCTTTTTTAGATCGCGCACGGGTGCGCCATACTATCAACGTCAAATGCACAGCGTGAGATTCTCTTATTCCTGCAAGCTCAAGGCAGCGCAACGCTGAAAATGTGCCCGTCAAGGCGCTTCTATCGGGGAGAGGTCTCTTCGATGGCGAGTAAAGCGATAAAAAAACTGCATCTTACACATCTGGACTGCCGCCATATTTAGGCACTCTTTCATAACATCATCCTTAACGTTCTGGATATACGAACTCGCCAGTGTGGTTAATAGTGTTCGTGCGAAGCAAACTGCATTCGCGGTAGAGTACGTAAGGAAGTTCTCGACGTGTTTGTGAGTGCCAGATGTTATGTTGGCCACGTGTCGTGGCAAGCCCGATCAAGTGGTGTCTTGGTTGCGCGAagtaaaagaagaagaagaagagattAAGAAAGCGGATATCTACGAGTTCCGATCGGGATATGCAATTAGACTACCAAGGACGCGTCCTAGAGCACGTCGTGCTCACTTGATGTTCGATACAGAGGCGGCAGTCTCACCTGTGATCTTGAAGAAACTTGTTCTCCGGATAAGATGCTAGTACAGTCTGGACGGGCTAGATTTTTGATGCCTGAACTTGGCCTTTTGTGCAGCGATACATTTGTTTACATGTGGAGTAGCGCTGGAAAGAATGAAGCTAATCTCCACATAAGAGTGAAGACTGAACTTGCGCACAGTAAGAGCACGTGAAAACAACATTGTTACAATCCAGCCAATTACGAATCAACTAGCACCTCAGGATAACTGAAATATTTGTCCTGCTGTTATAAGCCACTTCTGTGTTGGTGGAATGGGCAAGGTGAATGAGCACTTAACTATAAAGATGCTTCCACGATAAGCATATGTTGGTCTTTCGcacttcttgctttctttccacAAGAATACTGGGCATATGTTATTAGCGCTGCATGACGAGCACAGACAGAGGAAACACGGGGATATACCTAGGatagttttgcttttgttttgaagATTACCTTTCTGCATTGTGATTAAGTGATTTCGCCCTGCAATTCTTGAAGAGGCATTTATTGTCGTGTCTAACGATTTTTTTAGATTCTTCAGCCTTAAAGGATTTACCTGCTTCGTGTCAACAATCttaagtgcgtgtgtgtgtggtaaGAATTTTTTTGGATACTGTGCATCAGTTCCTGCTTTATCATCTTGCCAGGTGCATCCCTAGGGTGAAATGTATCACGATTGAATAGCACCTCGCTCTTAGCTTTGCAGCTGTGTTATGCCAAGCACCGTGACTAAGGAAGACAAGGACTGTCGGATGACTTGACATGTATACAGAAGACAGAAACAAGAGCAACGACTTGCACATCATCAATGGTACACTCAATGGTAGCCATAACATGGGCAATGAGAGCAATAAAAACTTATGTGCTGGCTCTGCCCTAGTCGTTTTCGTGTGATTGGTTTACGAAGACGTGGAATGGCGATTGGAAGCAGTGTCTCACTTAGCGAAGTTTATAGCATCTATGTTCTGAACGAATATTGTACTGTCTCACTACCAATCTCAGTCACTGCGCTCGGTAgaagtattaaggcgaaagcctttaatggctcatgctcgcatccgtctgtccgtccgtccgttacgcactcttcaactcgataagaaaaaaatctttgtgcacgatgggattcgaaccaccatccttccgttcttTCAGTGTACTTACACCCTTCTTAGAAGTGCGCAGAACCTTATGAAGAGTTTTTCTTAAGGCTTGTGAGCGTATTTGGGTTCTGGTATATTTATAGTGAGTTAACTCTTAATGAAGACACAAAATTGATTCAGcggtttctttttattgttttttttctgtacacAACAAAAGACACTTGCACGATGCACAACAAAAAGAAAGCGATGTGATACACTACATACTATTCCCTGAAAGAGTTGCGTTGTCAGCTTGGTTCACTGTAGCATTTAGTAAGCGCTGGTCCGAATATTGAAATTCTTTAACGCATGTTTATGTTTCAGTCTGCCTTAATATAAGAAGAATTTAATGCGATGAAACCTTTTCTTAAAATCTGCGGTTCGTTAAAAGAACAACATGCAAACGTAGCGATTAAATTTAGGTGGTTTATGAATACAGCTTATCCTAGAGAACACTTATGGTTTGTGGAGAGGAAACCCAGGAGCACATGCAAAACAAAGGCGGACACCGGAAATAGGTCGCAAACGATCTCTGCAAATACTGCACCAGAAAGCTAACAGCTGCAGTGTGTGAAGAAAGGGTTACTAGTGACGAAAAGAACCGGCATAAGACAACGGGTTATAACAAAGCCCAAATGTTTAACAATGCATACTGTATTAAACAACGACAGTGTAGGCTTTTAACGATGGAGTAGTAGAACGTAATTGTAGGGTTGCCTTGAAAGCTCTGGCAGTGTTATGCGACAATGTTCCTATCCCTGTGAATGCACAGTCGACAGTCGGCACAAATGCTAACAACAAACACTCAAGCACGAACGAAACGAACACGAAGTATAGAGATGTGAACAGAAAGGTGACAAATAAATAGACAAACGCATCACTTAATTACAAATGCTCAGACGAAACAACAATACTGCGCACAAGAAATACGAGGACTAAAAACCGCGAGGTTGTTTttcatgttgttgttttttgtttatatttctgctatTTAGATTCATCTGCGCCGGTTGCCTTCCCGTCACTCGCGGCGTCTGGCGCGCATACATTCGCAATTCTTTCAAGAAACACGTGGGCGAGTGCAGGTAATCGTGAGGCGCAATGCTGAGAGAACAAAGTATAAAGTCTGCAAGCAGTCATATCTGCCGTGTAATTAAAACACGCGAGAATTTAATATCATATCTCTAATATATTTGCTTAATTCAGAGTAGTTAAGAATTTTTATGGCGTGTAATATCAGTGTCTGCAAATGTCTTCTGTATAATTAGTATCTTTCGCAACACTCAGATTCAAGTTTTCTAAGCCTGAATGCAAGGAGAACCTTGGAAGCGATTTGACATCGCGTGCATTTCATGTGCCAAGGCAATATATTGCCACAATGCCCTAAAGTAGATAATTTTTCAACATTTTGTTCATTCGAATAATGCTATTTTGATTCATAAAAcgtggacttttttttttgtaataggCTGATGTTtgtctaagcaaaaaaaaaaaacgttttaagTGATAATTTTATCTATACACCCGTATCGGAAAAACAGACACTATAGCGGTTTTCACTCAGCATACCCTGTCAACCCcgtgaaagctaacctttccttCTGAGATCTGTGCTAATAATCGTTCCgtaatttcttttttgttcacacTGTCAAAGGGGGCGCGGGAGGCCGTGGGCGCTCGGAATGACAACCGGCCCTGTCGTACGGGCTGCTAGCTGAGGcgtgtcagcttttttttttttttttttttagtgggaatAGGGAGAGTTGTAGTGCACGTCAGCCGGAGCACTGGCGGCGGTTCCGGGCTCGTTGGTGGTGACGGTGGCGCGGAAGCCTCCGGCGTCGGCCACGTAGTCGACGCGGCGGGTGATGCCGCTGGCGTCGGTGTAGCCGTAGGAGCCCGTGCGCGAGTTGGTGGCGTCGCTGGTCTCCTCGTGGTAGTGGTGTCCGCCCTCCAGGGGGTTCACGCTGTCGTAGCTGAAGTGGTACGGCTGCGGGGGCTGCGGAGAGAGAAGGGGAATTCACAAGACAGAAAGCGCGTTGAAATATGCGTCGTTCATTGGATGGAGGAGAACGGGGAGAGACGCTTTAATGATTACTCTTGGTGTTTGCCTGGTAGCCTACCTGGCAGGTTGCTCCTAATGAGGGTGAAAAAGCTGAAGCGAAGTATTtgagctacccgccgcggtggctgagtggttagggcgctcgactactgatccggagttcccgggttcgaacccgaccgcagcggctgcgtttttatggaggaaaaacgctaaggcacccgtgtgttgtgcgatgtcagtgcacgttaaagatccccaggtggtcgaaattatcccggagccctccactacggcacctctctcttcctttcttctttcactccctcccttatcccttctcttacggcgcggttcaggtgtccaacgatatatgagacagatactgcgccatttcctttcccccaaaaccaattgttattattaagcACTTGAGCAACTATATACGCAACATTTTTACAGATGTTGTGATCGCAGATCTGTTTAAATTTTTGCAGACGGTGTGTGATCCTCGTGTACTGAAGACAATTTTACAAGCCTTTGTTCCACGTGAAGCCGAAGGTGCGTGCCAGGGACCGAGTGTTTTAACGAGACAGAGGGCAATGTGCTGCAGGACACCCGAAGTGTTTTAACTTCTTTGTGAGATGCTGTAAAATTGCTGCAGTCGCAGGTCAAGCGTGAACTCGCTTAATACCTGCTCGTAGCGTGCAACATGCCTCTCTTTCATGCTTTCTGCGCATTTTGTGCTCTACCTTCCTTTTTTCTGACCTGAACACTTTTTTAGTCATCTCTCTGCCGTTCCCAGTGCACTGCAGCGAACTCTACACAGGAGCACCTGATTTCCCATGTGTGTTTCCTTTGTCAGCGTTTTCGCAGTTTATTCCTACTCTTGGGAGGAAGCGTGAAGTGAATTTCTAGGCTCAAAGCTCTTTTAACACTGTAAAGAAAACCTGCATACTCGTAGGTATAAACCGCTAGAATGAACTtagccagtgttttttttttcctttgcaataTGAGAATGCAGCAGCTTGCGGCGCTTAACAGTGGTTATAATTACTGTCACAAGTATATGTAATATTTGCATCCTTGCACTGCAATCGACAATCGAGTTGCGTTCAAGGGAAAAAAGAGGCTCACTATTTTGCCTTGTATCTGGGTGCAAAGGGATTGAATACAGGTAGTTGATGAGTCTGCTGACAAAATAACTTTGGGTGTCTGAGACTTGAAAGCCCGGTCGCCTACTCTTCTGTATGATCTGAACATATCTTGCTCTACGAATTATTTTACTGTAAAAACATCTGCCTCTCAGTGCCTGCGAAGTTTGTTCCGTTTCAGTATTTTCCAGAAAATTAAGTTTTTGCTGGAAGCGATCTCTCGGATCCTCTGAAGAAACACAATTTGAAAAAACTGAGAGCATTTATAAACAAACACTCCAGGTAGCTTGTATACGTGTCTCACATTCGGAATGAGGTGCCGTATCGTTGCGAACGACTGAACAAACACGATAACAGCAGGTTGACGTGACGCTGGGCATCCGCGTTCGGTTATCGCAATTTCCTCCTTCTCATTCTGTGACGCGCTGTAGCTTGAAGTTAGAGCCGTCGACGGTGTTACCTCGTTAGGTCGCGTGCCGGAAAAGCGGCCTGGACAGAGCTCGGCACAGTCACAGACGCGAGAAAGATCCCACACGCAATAAGAAGAGCAGTACCAAGAGAAAGAACATCACGACTGCGTAAGCAGTGAAAACGAGACGAACTCAAGAGAATCTATTCACGGATGGCTAAATGGAACTGTGGGCAACCGTGCCTCGGTTTTCCGCCTCATGAAGTGTTGAAAACATAAAAACGGGCAATGTGCTGCGTTCCCAGCGCTCACGTAATAGATGAAAGAAGGATTTGTTGTTGCTTTTCGCACAGATTCGCAGTGCAATAGGAAGAGATGGCGGAGGTATTCGTGCTTTctgttgctaaaaaaaaaaattaaagtaacAAGCGAAAGTGGTATTTTTGCTGCGTTAGCTTCTCGCGCGTGCGGAAGCCTGCCTTCCTCTTTGTGTGCTCTATTTACTTTACGTTACCAGAGAGCGTTTAGGAAGGAATAGTCTTGTCGTAAACATAGGCTGTCGAATGGCTTCTGACGTTAGCTTTCCCTTgcaaaaaatttctttacacagtctatagactgttcgtagatttttgtctataaagtttataaaCATTCTGTAGACAAATTCTATAGACCAGTCTATACGCAATAAAAAtcctttagacagtccatagataACCTAAATATTTAGGTGCATGCACTCTTAGTatacttttttctatagacagtctatatactatgaatagacaaaggatatatctataggaaggcaatagagtctattaGAAGTCTACACACAGCCTATATAACATTTTATAAAGGTTTTGTTAGGCTGAGCGATGTTTTGGGGCAGAGGGTACTATAGTTTTTAAACCGAAAGAACAACATTGAAATGGTACTGGCAAGGAGCAAAAGTACCATACCGGAAGTGAGGATGGGCAAAGAATGAGGCCTTTAGATTTTGTGGGGGTTAACATTGCAAAATagttcaggctatgaggaatgccgtagtggaggcctccgaatAATTTCTaacacctggagttctttagccTGCACcaacatcgcatagtacacgagccactagcattttgcctccataaaaattccACCGTCATTCGGATCAGGAGCccagcgctataaccactgagctaccgcagcgGATTGACAAAAAAGGAAGCACTTAAGCGCACTCCTTACAAATATAAAGGCTTGGTTTTTCATCGTTCACAGTTCGTTATCTTTTTTACAAGCTTTACTATGACACTACCGGAGCGAATTCTCTATTTCAAACTCTAAAGGACAGTGCAAGAGGTTTCTCATAgtgtcagttaaaaaaaaagatattttagcATCAAACTTGGCGACAACTCTGCAAGTTTTTCATTTCTTAATAGAAGGTGTGGCGTTTAATGCGCTCGCTACAGGGCAGGCATACTAGGCTGAGCTACAACGGGTGTACGTCCTTGGACATCTCTGTCTACGGCGTGCTTACACCCAAATTAACAAATTGCTGTCATCTTGTCACGCATCGTTCTGGCGGTGTCGTAACAACGTGCTACTTTCCTCCTTTCGTGCAGAATCTTTCCACGCTTTGAAGCAAGGAAGACAACCGCACGGGCGTGCAGTCCTGACCTTCTGTTGACGAGGTATTTAGGACGGCGTAACAAGAATGCGGGAGAGCTCTTTCAAGTCGGCTAGGCACAGCCTCGCTCGacggttttcatttttttttgcacgttttGCG
The Amblyomma americanum isolate KBUSLIRL-KWMA chromosome 3, ASM5285725v1, whole genome shotgun sequence genome window above contains:
- the LOC144125545 gene encoding cuticle protein 10.9-like: MLAKIVFLAVIACAMSQVLVYPGGGYVDPPQPYHFSYDSVNPLEGGHHYHEETSDATNSRTGSYGYTDASGITRRVDYVADAGGFRATVTTNEPGTAASAPADVHYNSPYSH